The Lactuca sativa cultivar Salinas chromosome 2, Lsat_Salinas_v11, whole genome shotgun sequence genome includes a window with the following:
- the LOC111880011 gene encoding CRIB domain-containing protein RIC4, translated as MKDRMERFIAFPFATGCVSASSVIVSGNNDKRTKEDIDSPHMVCRSYSLPKDSKFNERAPMSNESMTKSTFRFTALPKPNVSVAFHRLTKSIKSLSQSLAFKEETDESQMEMEIGLPTDVKHVAHVGFDGSVTSELNRPRNLNTTDFLGFCPVSFAQLEGRLAMCAPLDASHDTKHTPPIAKRARNKSEASTM; from the exons ATGAAAGATCGAATGGAACGTTTTATTGCATTTCCCTTTGCTACAGGTTGTGTTTCCGCCTCTAGCGTCATAGTTTCTGGAAACAATGATAAAAGAACGAAGGAAGATATTGACTCACCTCACATGG TGTGCAGATCGTATAGCCTCCCCAAGGATTCAAAATTCAATGAAAGAGCCCCCATGTCAAATGAAAGCATGACAAAGAGTACGTTTCGGTTCACCGCACTTCCAAAGCCTAACGTATCCGTTGCATTCCATCGGCTCACTAAGAGCATCAAAAGTTTGTCTCAATCACTTG CGTTCAAGGAGGAGACAGATGAATCACAAATGGAGATGGAAATTGGGCTTCCAACCGATGTAAAACATGTAGCACATGTTGGATTCGATGGATCAGTAACCTCAGAACTCAATCGCCCTCGCAATCTCAACACAACAGATTTTCTTGGGTTTTGCCCGGTTTCCTTTGCACAACTTGAGGGACGACTTGCCATGTGTGCACCATTGGATGCATCTCATGACACCAAACATACACCACCCATTGCAAAACGAGCTAGAAACAAAAGCGAAGCAAGTACAATGTAA